The Agrobacterium vitis sequence CGGATTACATGGTGCCGCAGCATATCATGGTGCTGGATGCGTTGCCGATGGGACCGAACAGCAAGCTCGACCGCAGCGCTTTGCCGCTGCCGAAGCTGCAACGTGATATCGTTCCACCTGCCAATGGCAAGGAATCCGCCATTCTGGAGGTCTGGAAACAGATCCTCGATATCACCGAACTCAGCGTGACCGAAAACTTCTTCGATGTCGGCGGCCAGTCGCTGGCGGCAGTGCGGATCGTCTCGCGGCTGAAAATGCAGCATCCGAAATGGCCGCTGACTATTGCCGATATGTTCAACTATCCAACGGTGCGGGATCTGGCGCTGGCGATGGACGAAAACCGGCAGGAGGACAAGGTCGGGGCGATCTATCTGCGCCGCGACGGCGACCGTCCGGTGCTCTATTGCTTCCCGGGTCTTTTGGTCAGCACCCGTGAATATATGCGATTGGTGGATTATCTCGGGCCGAACCAGCCGGCCACCGGCTTCGTCTGCTATTCGCTGACCGAAACGCCAGCGCTCAGCACCAGGGTTGAGGATATTACCGCCCGCTACGCTGAAGCGGTGCGCAGCCAGGCCAAGGGGCGGCCTTGCGCCTTTCTTGGCTGGTCCTGGGGTGGGCTTCTTGCCTATGAGGCAGCGCAGCAGCTCGGCAATGACGTCGATCTTCGGATGATCGGCATGGTCGATGTCTGCGACATGGGCGATGAATTTGCCATTGGCGTCTGGCCGCATTTCGAGCCTGGCGTGCGTGAGCGTACCCATGACGCCGTGCAACGCTGGCTGAAAGTGGCACCAATGCGCGAGGCTTGGCTGACGCTGATGGCGGCGATGGATGCCGAGGTTTACGAGCAATTCCTGCATCATATCGTCAAGCATAACGTGCCGCTGCCTATGGATGGGCCGGATATCGGCTCGGAAGAGCATATTTTCTGGGTTCTGCTCGATAACGCGATGATTTTCCGCAATTATCAGCTGAAAACCTCGCAGTTCCGCATCCATGCGTTTTCGGCTGAAGATTCGGTGACGCGGGGTCTCAGCGTTATCGACTGGCGACGCTATTCGCCCAATGCCACCGCTTGCGAATTGGTGACTGGTACCAACCATCTGTCGATTATCGGCAAGTCCCGTTTCCATCAGCGCTTTGCCCGGCGGCTGGATCTCGCGATTCAAGGCAAGTCGTAATCCGCTCTTAGTTTCCTTCCCTTTTGTTTTCAAACTCAGTCTGGAGTGCAATCATGACATCCCACGTGCTCGATCTGGCGGGAGCCGGTATTGGTCCGTTCAATCTCAGCCTTGCCGCGCAGCTGGATTCGATCCCGGCGGTTACGGCGCAATTTTTTGACAGCCGCCCGGCGTTTTCCTGGCATCCGGGCATGATGCTGCCAGGTGCGGATATGCAGACCTCATTCCTGAAAGATCTGGTGACAGGGACCAATCCGACCAGCCCCTGGAGTTTCCTGTCCTACCTGGTGCGCCACAAGCGTTTCTACCAGTTTTTGAATGCTGAATATGAGGCGGTGCCGCGCAAGGAATTTGCCGATTATCTCGGCTGGGTGGCCCGTGGCCTGCCATCGCTGTCCTTTGGTCAAACGGTGCGCCAGGTCGATGCGGCGGATCGGCTGTTGTCCATTGATGTGGATGGCACCCGCGTTCTGGCCCGCACCCTGGCGGTTGGCATCGGCAAGAAACCATCCCTGCCGGATTGGGCCGAAGGCCTGCCGAAATCGATGATCTTCCACAGCAGCGAAGCGACCGCGCGGCTTGGTGATATCAAGGCACGCAGGGTGGCCGTGATTGGCGGCGGTCAGAGTGGCGCCGAGATCGTCGATGCACTGCTCGACCTGAAAAGCGTGGCTTCGATCCACTGGATCAGCCGCAGGCCGAATTTCGAGCCGCTCGATGCGACGCCCTTCACCAATGAACTGTTCACCCCGGCCTATATGGATCGTTTCCATGGTCTGGCCGAGGACCTGCGCATCACCCATACCCGCCGCCAGCTTCTGGCCAGTGACGGTGTTTCGCCTTCGACCCTGAAGAAGCTCTATCGCCGACTGTATGAGCGGCAACTGGAAACAGCAGGCATGGATGACGGCATGATGTTGCGTCCGCACCGCGACGTCATCGCCGCCAAGCGCAATGGGGCGACAATCGAACTCACCATGCGCAATGGTTTTGACGACGCAATCGAGACGGTTGAGGTTGATATGATTGTCGCTGCCACCGGCTATCGCTTCGAATTGCCGGAATTCCTGCGCTCGTTTGAAGGCCGGATCGAGTACAACAGCCTTGGGGAACCTGTGCTCAATCGTGATTTTTCGCTCAAGTGGGATGGACCGGAGGAAAACCGGATTTTCGTGCTGAATGCCGGGCGTCATAGCCACGGAATTGCCGAGCCTCAGCTCAGTCTGGCGGCCTGGAGAAGTGCCGTTATCGTCAATGCCATGCTTGGCCATGACTATTTCGATCTGTCGCAGCCGCAACCACTGGTGCAATGGGAAAGCCAGGGAAGGGTGTCCGAAATGTCTTCCCATATGGGAGAGGCGGCAGAATAAAGTATCCTGGCGAAAACTGGATACTGGTTTTCGGCCCCTCGGCTGCGAACAAAACCCTATGGCGTCGTGCCGATTTCAATGTTCAGCACGATGCTATAGTCCGGGCCTATATTTGGCACCGCACCGCAAGGAATAGTGGCGGGACGGGAGTTGGCGTGGTGGATGCTAAGGCGTTTTTTGGGCATTTCACCTCTTTGCTTTTTCGCATATTGTATATTAAAATAATATTGAAAATCAATGGTTTGTTGTTGATTGACAGAAATGGAAGTGACCTCTCTGTTTTATCTTGACTAATTAAATCATGTTTTTTAGTGTGCCCCGGAAATAAGGGGGGAATTCCACGGTTTCAATCTGGGATTTCAAGGCGAGCCCGACATGATAGCCAATATTTCGCAATCGACATGTGACGAACAGATAAAAACTGCCCTGATGAACAAGTCGAAACTCCTGGGGGCCGCGCGGCGGATTACCGGGTGTGCCTCCTTGGCGGAAGACATCGTTCAGGAAGTGCTTTTGCAACTTGTCGCAAAGCCATTGCCGCCGGATATTGCGGTCCCTGCATCCTATATGATGCGGATGGTGCGCAATCTCGCCACCGATCATATGCGTAGACTACGCTATGAGCGAGGCCTGTTTGCCGTTGAGGAAGAGGGTGACAACACTTCTGATTACGGCAGCCCTGAAGAGCATTTGCGCGAGGTGGAAGCCTATCAGGCCTTCTGCTGCACCATGGAGGCTATGCCAGCCCGAACCCGCAAATTCTACGAGGACCATTTTTTCGAAGGGGTGCCACAAAATATCATCGCCAGGCAGGCGGGTGTCTCCTGCGCTTTGGTTTGCGGGTTGCTGCGTGATGCCCATGCGCAATGCCTGGCTGCCATCTGCCCGGATGGGGTGGAATGCCGGGCCTCGAGCCGCAAAGGTAAACGCGATACGTTGCCGACGCCCCCACTAAACAAGGAGGTGCACCCGCTCTATTGCAATCGTTCGGCGGCTTGATGCCGGGAGGCCTTGACCGGGTTTACGGTCTTGCCGTTGCGGATTTCTGAAATGCGGGTGGTTTTTCTAGGCCCGCATTGTCAGCCTGAAACCGCAATGGCGCACCACGTTTTTACGATAAAAATAATTGAAAAGATGAGTGATTGCTGTGCTTGTTATAACCGAATTGACCGCCGACAAGGGCGAAATTTGCCGCGACGTCATGTCGGAACTGTCCGACTGGTTTACGGAACCCGCCGTGATTGATGCCTGCGCTGCAGCGGCCGAGACCTTGGCGATGTTCGGCTGCCTTGACGGTGACACTGTGGCCGGATTTGTCATGCTGAAACCGCATCTGCCCGATGCCGTGGAAATCGTGGCGATCGGTACCCGCCGGGCCTATCATCGCCAAGGCGCAGGCAGGCTGCTGTTGTCAGCGGCGGAGGATTTTGCCCGCAAAGCCGGTTGCCGACTGGTCACGGTCAAGACCCTGGCGCCGCGCGGCAAACAGGAACCGCAATACGATGCCACGCGCGCCTTCTACGACCGGAATGGATTTATTCGTGCCGAAGTGTTTCCCACTTTGTGGCACGAGGATCATCCGTGTCTGATGCTTGTGAAGCCTTTGGCAGACGGGGATTAGTCATCCCCAGCCGATGGGAATGTCTTGAAGTCGCCTTTCCCGGACAAACTCTAGCGACGGCCATCAGGCAGGGGGCAGAGGTCGCCACATCCGGGAACGCCCGGCAGGTTATAGCGCAGGCAGCAGACCTTGCGTTGAAAATGGTCCATGCCGCATTGGCGGCGGGCCAGTTTGATCATGCCAAACAGCGGGTTGCGACTGCCATCCGGCCAATGCTGGCCCGAGATGATCTCGATGGCCTCTTCCATCAGGTGCGGACCTGCCTGATTGCCGATTTCCTTGATGATCCAATTGAGATAGACGGCGACATTGTTCCACATTAGTTTTGGCGCAACGCCGCAATGCCCGGCAATCAGTGTAATCAGCGGCGCGGCGTGGTCGCGTAAGATCGCGTGGAGATCGTTTATCGCGGCGTCCTGGCCAGCGGGGCGGCCTGGGCCTGAAAGCACGAACGCTTTTGGTTCGGCTGTTTTTGGATCACAGACCAATGAGAGCTGGGAAAGCCCGAGTGATAATTGCCGCCGATGCACCAGACGGTGCACCGTGGGCGTAATCGTCAATATGCTGAAATAATAGAGCGTCCACATCGAAATAACCGCACGCCGATCAGCGTCGGGAAACTTGGACGTGTAGCGGGCTATGATATCGGCAAAGACATCCGGGTCGGCAAGCGAGGTGCAAGGGATAATCTCGGCATCGTCAGGCACCTCCAGCAGCAGCTTGCCCCGGCAAAAGGCAAAGCGGTCATCGCCCGGCATGTCGGGCGACCAGTCATCGTCGATGGGGGGCAGAACGCCACGCACCGACGGCCTGGACATCTGGATCGTTGATCCCATGGTTTTTTCCGCCGCTTGATCGATTGCTTGCTGCAACAAACCGCAGATTAGAACGCCGATTTCCAGGCGTCAAGAAAACATGATAATAATAATCATATTTATCATCGAGCAAGGCGATTTATGCGATTTCCTGCGCCGCCGTGCCTTTTGCCCGCATCCGGCGGCGATATTGGACCGGTTTTTCCATGAAACGGCGCTGGAATGCCTCGTAAAAGGTCGAGAGCGAGCCGAAACCGGATTCGTAGGCCACTTCGGTAATTGGCATGTCGGAGGAAATCAGCAGCGATTGGGCCGTATCCAGCCGGTGGCGGATGATCGCCTGGTTGATGGTGGTGCCCACCGCACGCTTGAACAGGCTCATGGCATAGTTGGGATGCAGACCGGCGGCGCGCCCGACATCCTCGGCAGAAATCGTGTCGGGTGCGTGTTCGCCGATGAAGCGCAGCATTTTTTCCACATGCAGCATCCAGCCCGCATCGCGCTGGCCAAGGCTTGCCAGCGCCGATCCTTGTTCGCGCAGGTCGCGCCAGCCGTCGCGCTCGATGCGCATCAGGCGGGCGGTCAGTTCGGAGCGGACGATCTCGATATCGCCTTCATCCCCGCCCAGCAATTCATCACGCCAGCGCAGAAAGATTTCCCGGTCCCAAGCCCGCAGGTGCAAAGCCTCGATGACCGCACCCCGAAACACCGAATCGCGAAACTGGCTCAGGCTGGCCAATCCCAGAAACACCGACATCGGCACATAAAGACAGATGAAGCGAGTGCCTTCCCGCCGGTCGATGACCTGATGGGGGATCATCCCCCAGAACAGGCAGAGCCTGCCTTCCGAAATCGTCAGCTCCCGTCCGTCGAACCAATAGGTCATCGCGCCTTCCAGAACGAAGTTCAGCTCGATCTGGCTGTGCATATGCGGCCCAGCCATCTTCTGGACGTCCATCAATTCCCCCGCGCAGAAGCTGTTATCGCCGAATACAACCAAGGGGTGGGCCGGATCGCGCTCGGGGTGTACAGGTGTTGCACCAAGTCTGTTGATCAAGGGAGGACGTCGAGCCATTTCACACCGAAAATCTTAGGATACCGGAATTCTAAGCCTGAATTTCGGAGGTAGATTGCGGCTTTCTGGCGCACGGTCAAGGCGCATTTGCAGGAGGCGGGCGCAAAGAAGCTGAAAGTTGCAGAGAGGGCAGGTTGTCTTGGGGCCGTTTGGCTAAGGCAAGACATCAGGCTGGAGATATAAAATGTGACAGCGACCTTGAATGCCTTCTGGAGGCGACAAGGTTACTGTCATACCGCAGACAATGATTCCGGGGAGGAATGTGATGATTTGTTTTAAAATGATGCCAAGCTTGGCGCTTGGCTACGCATTGACCATGTCAACGGCCTTTGCTGGTCAGATTGTGCTCAATTCCGATCAGTCGGACCCGACGCCGAAAAAGGCGATGGAAGAGCTGCTGAAGGATTTCCAGGCCGCCAATCCCGACGTGACCGTCAAATGGAATAATTTCGACCACGAGGGCTATAAATCCGCGATCCGCAACTTTCTGACGGCCGATGCGCCGGATGTGGTGTCCTGGTATTCTGGCAACCGCATGGCGCCCTTCGTCAAGGCTGGCCTGTTCGAGGATGTCAGCGATATCTGGGCCAAGGACGATCTCAACAATCAGTTGAAATCCGCCACCAAGTCGATGGAAATCGATGGCAAGAAATGGGGCATTCCCTATTCCACCTATCAATGGGGTATTTATTACCGCAAGGATATCTTCGCCGCTCAAGGCATTACGCCGCCCAAGACCTGGGCCGAGTTGCTGGCGGCCTGCGAAAAGCTGAAAAAGGCCGGCATTACGCCCTTTACCATTGGCACCAAGGCGCTATGGCCGACAGCAGGCTGGTTCGACTATCTCGACCTGCGCGTCAATGGCTATGAATTCCACATGGACCTGACCGCCGGAAAGGTGCCTTACACCGATCCGCGCGTCAAAGCGGTGTTTGAGAAATGGGCCGAATTGATCAAGCCCGGCTATTTCATTGCCAACCATGCCGCGCTCGACTGGCAGGATGCCATGCCGCAATTCGTGCAGGGCAAGGCGGCCATGTATTTGATGGGTAACTTTGCCGTTGCCCCGATGAAGGATGGCGGGTTGAAGGAAGAGCAGATCGGCTTCCTGCAATTCCCGGAAATCACCCCCGGCCTGCCGCGGGCGGAAGATGCGCCGACCGAATCCTTCCACATCCCCTCGGGCGCCAAGAACAAGACGGATGCGCGCAAGTTCCTGGCTTACCTCGCAAAGCCGGAAACTCAGACCAAGATGAACGCCACCCTTGGTCAGCTGCCGATCAACAACAAGTCGGAAAAATCCAGCGATCCGTTCCTGAGCGCTGGTTTCGACATGCTGTCGAGTGCTTATGCGCTGGCGCAATTCTATGACCGTGACGCGCCCGCCGATATGGCCAAGGCCGGCATGGAAGGCTTCCAGGAATTCATGGTCAAGCCTGACAAGGTCGATGCCATCCTGGCCCGCCTCGATAAGGTGCGCGCCCGCGTTTATAAATAATCGGTTCTCCCGACGGCCGGATGTCGCCCAAGTGGCATCCGGCCGGTATTTCAGTCACAGAACGGCTGGGATGCTCTGGCATCCTTGAGCCCTTGCATTAACGGAGGTGCTGCCGTGAGCACTGCTGCTCCTGTTTCATCCGGATTCTGGAAGCGTCACCAGCAACGCATTGCCCCCTGGCTGTTTCTGGCGCCCGGTCTGGTGATGTTTGTCATCTATGTCGTATTGCCGATTTTCCAGTCTGTCTGGATCAGCTTTCACGATTGGGACGGTATCGGCGAAAAAGTCTGGATCGGGCTTGGAAACTATCAGGAATTGCTCGGCGACGAGGCCTTTTACGTCTCCCTGGAAAACAACCTGATCTGGCTGGTGCTCTACCTTCTGGCCATTCCCGGCGGATTGGCGGTGGCGCTGTTTCTCAACCAGACGGTTACCGGTATTCGACTTTATAAGTCGTTGTTTTTCTTCCCCTTCGTCATCAGCCAGGTCGTGGTCGGCCTGATGTTCACCTGGTTCTATGCGCCGAATTTCGGGCTGTTTTCCGTGCTGATCAAGCATCTGACCGGGCTGGATTTCGCGGTTCTGGCCGATGAGCGGTTCGTCACTTATGGCATTATCGTCGCTGGCCTTTGGCCGCAGACCGCCTATTGCATGATCCTCTATCTGACCGGTCTCAACAACATCAATCCAGAGCAGGTGGAAGCCGCCCGCATGGATGGCGCCAAGGGCTGGTCGCTGCTCAAAAACATCATCCTGCCGCAACTGGCACCCGCCACCTTCATTGCCATGGTGGTGACGGTGATTGGCGCGCTGCGCTCCTTTGACCTCGTGTCGATCATGACGGCTGGCGGCCCCTATGGTTCTAGCCGGGTGCTATCCTATTACATGTATGAGGAAGCGCTGTCGGAATACGGGTTCCGCATGGGCTATGGCGCGGCCATCGCCGTCGTCCTGTTCCTGATCATGATGGTGTTCATCACGCTGTTCGTCGTGCGGATGATCGGCCAGGAAAGGAATACCTGATGTTTCCGACCCCGATCCAGAAGGCCTCGCCGATTGTCCGGTTCGGCTATAATCTCGTTCTGCCTGTCGCGCTGGTTCTCTGGCTGTTGCCCTTGCTGGGCGTGGCGCTGACCTCCGTGCGTCCTGCGGGCGATCTGGCCGCTGGCAATTATTTCGGCATTCCCTCCGGCTTTGCCGGCGTCGAAAACTATTCCGCGGTGTTTCAGAATTCACCGCTGGGCTGGTACATCCTCAATTCCTTCAAGATCACCATTCCAACCGTGATCGGTGCGGTCGCGCTCTCCTGCCTGACCGGGTTTGCACTGGCGACCTATAAGTTCAAGGGCAATATCGTTCTGTTCTGCCTGTTCGTTGCCGGTAATTTCATTCCCTTCCAGATCCTCATGGTGCCGGTGCGCGACATGACGCTGAAAATGGGGCTGTATGATACAGTCACCGGCTTGGTGCTGTTTCATGTCGCCTTCCAGACCGGCTTTTGCACGCTGTTCATGCGCAACTTCATCAAGGGCCTGCCGTTTGCGCTGATCGAATCGGCGCGGGTCGAGGGCGTGTCGGAATGGCGGATCTTTCGCTATATCGTGCTGCCGCTGATGCGGCCCGCCATTGCGGCGCTGTCGGTGCTGGTCTTCACCTTTGTCTGGAACGACTATTTCTGGGCCACGGTTCTGGTGCAGAGCCAGGCCGCCATGCCTGTCACGGCGGGGCTTTATTCGCTGAACGGCCAATGGGTCGCCGCCTGGAACCTGGTTTCCGCCGGATCGATCGTCGCGGCTTTGCCACCGGTCGCCATGTTTTTCCTGATGCAGCGGCATTTCATCGCCGGGCTGACACTTGGAGCAACCAAGGGATGAATGATATTGTAAAGATTGGCGCGAACGGGCTTGTTTTGAGCCTGCGGATGCCGGAAATCGGCATGCCTGAAATTATCGGCTTTGGCCAGACATCCGTTTCCGGCTCGGCTTTGTCCGAGGTCGAGCGCTCCAGCCGCATCAACGGCATGGATGATGCGGTGCCTTCCGCGGTGCTGTTGCCGGTGGGCGGCATGGGGTTTTTCGGCTGGCCTGCCATTGCCGGTCATCGATCCGGCCACGATTTCATCCTGCAATTTGCCGATTGGACGGTGGAAAAGACCGGGCGGATCACGCTGCTTTGCGCTCAGGATGCTGTGGCGGGCATGGCGATCACGTTGCGTTTCGAAACCTTCCCGTCTGGCGTGATCGGCGTCTCCACCGACATCAAGAATATCGGCAGTGAGGATTACATCCTGGACCGCTGCATGGCAGCGAGCTTTCCGATAGAAGGCGGGCAGGTCGATGTGGTCAGCTTTACCGGCATGTGGGGCCGCGAATTCCAGATCCGGCGCGAGAGGTTGGGAACGGGCCTTTGGGCGCAGGAAAGCCGCCGGGGCCGCACCTCCCATGACCGCTTTCCGATGCTGACAATCGAAGGCGAGGCGCAGAGCTTCGGCGTGGCGCTGGGTTGGAGCGGCAACCACCAGATCGTCATTGATCGGCTGGACGATGGCCGCCGCCTTGTGCATCTCGGCGAAGTCTTCGAGCCGGGCGAAACGATCCTTGCGCCGGGCGAGAGCTATCGCAGTCCGGTGGCCTATGCCGGTGCGGATCGGGCGGCGTTCCATGCCTTTGTCCGCGATGATCTCATGCATTGGCCTGATGGTGCGATGTCGCCGCGTCCGGTGACCTTGAATACCTGGGAGGGCAATTACTTTGACCACCAGATGCAATCGCTGAAGGCGCAGGGGACATCCGCCGCCGAACTTGGCATCGAGCGTTTCGTGCTGGATGACGGCTGGTTTGGCAAGCGTGACGACGACACGACCAGCCTTGGCGATTGGGACATCGACGCCCGCAAATATCCCGAGGGTCTGTCGCCGCTGGTCGATCACGTCACCGGCCTTGGCATGCAGTTCGGCATCTGGTTCGAGCCGGAAATGATCAACCCGGTCTCCGCCCTCTATGATTTGCATCCCGACTGGGTCTTGCAGGTCAAGGGCCGCCCTTTGCTGACATCCCGCAACCAGCTGGTGCTGGATCTGACGCGGCCAGAGGTGAGCGATTATCTGTTTGAGAAGATCGACGCGGTGCTGGCCAATCATGCTGTCTCCTATATCAAATGGGACATGAACCGCGACCTGACCCATGCGGGTGGACGCGACGGGCGGGCGAAAATTTCCACCCAGACCCGCGCCGTCTACACATTGATGGACCGGGTGCGGGCAGCCCATCCGCAGGTGGAGATCGAAAGCTGTGCCTCCGGCGGTGGCCGGATCGATTACGGTGCGCTTGCCCGCACCCACCGGGTTTGGACCTCCGATTGCACCGATGCGCTGGAGCGGCTGGAAATCCAGCGTGGTGCCTCGGTTTTCGTGCCACCGGAAGTGCTTGGCAGCCATATTTCAGCCTCGCCAAACCACCAGACGGAGCGTCGTCACACGCTGGCCTTCCGGGCGCTGGTGGCAATGGCCTATCACCTTGGCGTCGAGTTGAACCCGCTGGAACTGGAAGGCGAGGAACGCGCTGAGCTGAAAAACTGGATTGCCATCCACAAGCGGCTGCGGCCCCTGCTGCATGCGCCAGGCGCCAATTTCTCCAAGGAGCCGCGTGACGGACGGTATGTCTGGGGTGCGGCGGACAGCAAGCGCATCGCCGTCTTCGTTGCCCAAGGCCCGCAAATGGTGGGCGAACAGCCGGAGCCGCTGACCCTGCCTGATGGTGTGACCTGCATCGGCGGACGTTGGAGGGTTGCGGCCACGCATCCGGCCTTACCGAATTTCATTCGTATATCCGAAGGGCAGAAGCGCCTGTTGGCTGGCAAGGTCACGTTTGACCTTGCCGATCTCAAGCTTGGCGGCTTGCCGCTGCCGATGCTGCGGCCAGAGAGCGCGATGCTGCTGGAACTGGAACCTGTTGAGGGAGGAGACCACCATGGCTGATGTAAGCCTGCGGGGCGTCAAGAAACAATTCGGCGCGCTGAGCGTCATCAAGGGCGTCGATCTCGACGTCAAGGACGGCGAGTTCTGCGTGTTCGTCGGCCCGTCCGGCTGCGGCAAGTCCACCCTGCTGCGGATGATTGCCGGGCTGGAGGAGATCACCTCCGGTGGGCTGACGATTGGCGGCAAGGATATGACCCGGATCGGCCCGTCTGAGCGCGGTGTTGCCATGGTTTTCCAGTCCTATGCGCTTTACCCGCATATGACGGTGCGCGACAATATCGGCTTTGGCCTGAAGATGACCGGCCATCCCAAGCCGATGATTGAGGCACGGACCAAAAAGGCCGCCGAGCTGCTGCAACTGGATGCGCTGATGGAGCGCAAGCCGGGTCAATTATCTGGTGGCCAGCGCCAGCGTGTCGCCATTGGCCGCGCCATCGTGCGTGAACCGGAAGTCTTCCTGTTCGATGAGCCGCTGTCCAATCTGGATGCCGCCCTTCGGGTGCAGATGCGCACCGAATTGTCCAAGTTGCATCAGGATCTGAAGGCGACGATGATCTACGTCACCCATGACCAGGTGGAAGCCATGACCATGGCCGACAAGATCGTCGTGCTATCGGCTGGCCTGATCGAGCAGGTCGGCACACCGCTGGAGCTTTATCATCGCCCCAATAACCTGTTTGTCGCAGGCTTTATCGGCTCACCAAAGATGAATGTCCTGCCCGTGACCGTCGCGCCTGCGGACGGTGGCAAAGTGGTGGTGACGCTGGCCGATGGCGCGGCGATCACGCTTGATGCGCAGGGCAAGGCAATCAGCCCGGGCAAGATGACGCTTGGCATTCGCCCCGAGCATATCGATGCGACGGGCAAGGGTGATCTCGTTTTGTCGCGGCCGGTGCGGTTGGCCGAATATCTCGGCTCCGAAACCCTGTTTTTCGTCACTCTGGCCGATGGCACCGAACTATCCGTCAAGGCGGACGGCTTGGCGACGGCCAAGCCGGGCGAAACCCTGTCTATCGGCATTCCCGCCGCTGCCTGCCACCTGTTCGATTCCTCGGGCAAGGCTGTGATCAACGGGGACCTGACACGATAATGCTGGGCGTTTGCTATTATCCTGAACATTGGCCGGAGAGCCAATGGCA is a genomic window containing:
- a CDS encoding lysine N(6)-hydroxylase/L-ornithine N(5)-oxygenase family protein, with amino-acid sequence MTSHVLDLAGAGIGPFNLSLAAQLDSIPAVTAQFFDSRPAFSWHPGMMLPGADMQTSFLKDLVTGTNPTSPWSFLSYLVRHKRFYQFLNAEYEAVPRKEFADYLGWVARGLPSLSFGQTVRQVDAADRLLSIDVDGTRVLARTLAVGIGKKPSLPDWAEGLPKSMIFHSSEATARLGDIKARRVAVIGGGQSGAEIVDALLDLKSVASIHWISRRPNFEPLDATPFTNELFTPAYMDRFHGLAEDLRITHTRRQLLASDGVSPSTLKKLYRRLYERQLETAGMDDGMMLRPHRDVIAAKRNGATIELTMRNGFDDAIETVEVDMIVAATGYRFELPEFLRSFEGRIEYNSLGEPVLNRDFSLKWDGPEENRIFVLNAGRHSHGIAEPQLSLAAWRSAVIVNAMLGHDYFDLSQPQPLVQWESQGRVSEMSSHMGEAAE
- a CDS encoding sigma-70 family RNA polymerase sigma factor, translated to MIANISQSTCDEQIKTALMNKSKLLGAARRITGCASLAEDIVQEVLLQLVAKPLPPDIAVPASYMMRMVRNLATDHMRRLRYERGLFAVEEEGDNTSDYGSPEEHLREVEAYQAFCCTMEAMPARTRKFYEDHFFEGVPQNIIARQAGVSCALVCGLLRDAHAQCLAAICPDGVECRASSRKGKRDTLPTPPLNKEVHPLYCNRSAA
- a CDS encoding GNAT family N-acetyltransferase, with amino-acid sequence MSELSDWFTEPAVIDACAAAAETLAMFGCLDGDTVAGFVMLKPHLPDAVEIVAIGTRRAYHRQGAGRLLLSAAEDFARKAGCRLVTVKTLAPRGKQEPQYDATRAFYDRNGFIRAEVFPTLWHEDHPCLMLVKPLADGD
- the fhuF gene encoding siderophore-iron reductase FhuF, encoding MGSTIQMSRPSVRGVLPPIDDDWSPDMPGDDRFAFCRGKLLLEVPDDAEIIPCTSLADPDVFADIIARYTSKFPDADRRAVISMWTLYYFSILTITPTVHRLVHRRQLSLGLSQLSLVCDPKTAEPKAFVLSGPGRPAGQDAAINDLHAILRDHAAPLITLIAGHCGVAPKLMWNNVAVYLNWIIKEIGNQAGPHLMEEAIEIISGQHWPDGSRNPLFGMIKLARRQCGMDHFQRKVCCLRYNLPGVPGCGDLCPLPDGRR
- a CDS encoding helix-turn-helix domain-containing protein, giving the protein MARRPPLINRLGATPVHPERDPAHPLVVFGDNSFCAGELMDVQKMAGPHMHSQIELNFVLEGAMTYWFDGRELTISEGRLCLFWGMIPHQVIDRREGTRFICLYVPMSVFLGLASLSQFRDSVFRGAVIEALHLRAWDREIFLRWRDELLGGDEGDIEIVRSELTARLMRIERDGWRDLREQGSALASLGQRDAGWMLHVEKMLRFIGEHAPDTISAEDVGRAAGLHPNYAMSLFKRAVGTTINQAIIRHRLDTAQSLLISSDMPITEVAYESGFGSLSTFYEAFQRRFMEKPVQYRRRMRAKGTAAQEIA
- a CDS encoding ABC transporter substrate-binding protein; amino-acid sequence: MICFKMMPSLALGYALTMSTAFAGQIVLNSDQSDPTPKKAMEELLKDFQAANPDVTVKWNNFDHEGYKSAIRNFLTADAPDVVSWYSGNRMAPFVKAGLFEDVSDIWAKDDLNNQLKSATKSMEIDGKKWGIPYSTYQWGIYYRKDIFAAQGITPPKTWAELLAACEKLKKAGITPFTIGTKALWPTAGWFDYLDLRVNGYEFHMDLTAGKVPYTDPRVKAVFEKWAELIKPGYFIANHAALDWQDAMPQFVQGKAAMYLMGNFAVAPMKDGGLKEEQIGFLQFPEITPGLPRAEDAPTESFHIPSGAKNKTDARKFLAYLAKPETQTKMNATLGQLPINNKSEKSSDPFLSAGFDMLSSAYALAQFYDRDAPADMAKAGMEGFQEFMVKPDKVDAILARLDKVRARVYK
- a CDS encoding carbohydrate ABC transporter permease encodes the protein MSTAAPVSSGFWKRHQQRIAPWLFLAPGLVMFVIYVVLPIFQSVWISFHDWDGIGEKVWIGLGNYQELLGDEAFYVSLENNLIWLVLYLLAIPGGLAVALFLNQTVTGIRLYKSLFFFPFVISQVVVGLMFTWFYAPNFGLFSVLIKHLTGLDFAVLADERFVTYGIIVAGLWPQTAYCMILYLTGLNNINPEQVEAARMDGAKGWSLLKNIILPQLAPATFIAMVVTVIGALRSFDLVSIMTAGGPYGSSRVLSYYMYEEALSEYGFRMGYGAAIAVVLFLIMMVFITLFVVRMIGQERNT
- a CDS encoding carbohydrate ABC transporter permease, giving the protein MFPTPIQKASPIVRFGYNLVLPVALVLWLLPLLGVALTSVRPAGDLAAGNYFGIPSGFAGVENYSAVFQNSPLGWYILNSFKITIPTVIGAVALSCLTGFALATYKFKGNIVLFCLFVAGNFIPFQILMVPVRDMTLKMGLYDTVTGLVLFHVAFQTGFCTLFMRNFIKGLPFALIESARVEGVSEWRIFRYIVLPLMRPAIAALSVLVFTFVWNDYFWATVLVQSQAAMPVTAGLYSLNGQWVAAWNLVSAGSIVAALPPVAMFFLMQRHFIAGLTLGATKG